The genomic segment ttttgccctcagatacattcaatctttcctacaagcattctaagtacttaaaacagtgacccattgtcacccccattTTAcccccattgtcacccccgacgacggtatttcttatttcttgatTCTcttatttcacttctcacttcccccATCTTCCTCcgcaatttttatttattgctttttattattttttattcctttctttatttggtaggcactctgtgttacttaaacGCTACTGTGCCaaaatctactgtggtattctgctgccagaatccacacagaatcttttTTAAggttttccattattcattgtctTTTTCGTAAGGGcgctccccaatacgccaccgtataggctgcgcatccggcgactgacgagggtttggtggaggggctgggaatcgaacccatggccattcgcttgtaagtaaaaataattgtgtttccgcaactagtattccattaccatatatacgatTAGTTAGCGTTCAACTACCGAGCCAAGCGGTCGATGTTTTCGAACAAGCGAATCTCGGGAGTCGTTCACAGACTATTCAGTACGTTTTTTGTTGGTTTAATTCACCGTCGCTGCAAGTGTCGCTTTCGCCGCGTCGCATTGTCCGCGCGATGCCGCGTCGCGAAATACGTTTCGCGTCGACTATTCGCAATTCCCAAAATTACTCTCCCATGatgaaattcataaattcatgtGGCTCACGCGCGAGAATGTTCTTCTCCTACAGCCAAGCAGGCGGCTTGAAATTTTAAGGTTTCAAGAAATTCCACgcttattaaccgcgaggtttccattttaccatttttgcattcgtatatcgtaaggctaacacgatgatatttttatgcccagtgTAGCATCCCTTACATCTTTCGCCTTATTCAAATCTGTTTCACATTAAcatcttgaaattcaatccTAGAGAACGATGCCttaaatttattgtttacattCCGTTCTCAGTAGGTCATAAAATTCCATTACAAGGTCGCCTCGAACCTTTCTCTTGTTTACACACTTTTGCCTGTTGAATAAGCACAACTGTTTTTAGCCTTCCGCATGGGCGCAGCTATGCTTACGCTGCAGGGTCATATGGTTGTAATTAAATTGTTTTGGAAACATCGCTGGTGGCTTGAGTTTGGGCAAGCATGAGCAAGTAGCCTTTCAGATATATGGTAATCGAAATACACGAGCAGTCGAATACTGAAGCTGAAACAGAGAACGTGACATGTTATGCTATCATCCGAACTCCAAACTTTAGTTGGCATACCGTGACAGAGATCACTGAAACTGTGAATAGTGATAGATTAACTTAGCCACTGAAAAgtgaaatcgaatcaaagtcGCAAAAGTTGAACTACTATTGGTGAACAAACCTAAGTGGCAGTGCAGTGCACACACGGTGAAACGGATCGAGCAAGTGTTTGTTTCTTTGCCCAACGAAAATTGAACAATCGAAATGGGCTGGTTTAGTGACACATTTATCACCCACAATGAAGTAAGCACCACCGAAATACGTATCGTCGCTGGAACAGCAGTGATTCTGCTAGTAGTGCTGTTGGCGTACCTGTGCTTAAGAATGCATGGCAAATTCACAAACGCAAAAATACAAGATAGAGTGCAACGAGAAATACGACTCAATAATTTGAGCGCTAGTAACGTGGTGTAATGCAGAAATTATGCACGAACATAAAACTCTCAATGTCAAAACTAAACTCTTTGTGTAACGTTAACGAAAACCAACGTACATATAGACAATAGTGCAGTGCGTTAAGTTCAATGAAGACGAGTATTAGACAAAAGTGAAGTGCTGTAGCCAAAGACGAGCTAAATTAttatcaacaacaagaaacagGCGAAGGAAGAGCCAATTATGAGTTAATACGCAACGACGAAGATTGAACAGGGATGTGCCAAAATATCATCAACAACAAAGAAACAGGCGAAGGAAGAGCTGATTATGAACGACGAAGATTGGCCAAGGAAGAGTCAAATTGTCATCAACACCCGTGGATTTTGGAGATCGGTGCGCTATGACCCAGCGCTATAGACGACGTTGCTGATGATGTGCTGTACACTGCGAGCGGTAAATTAAGGTACTGTGAATCTTGAAATGTAAATAGTGGATCCAACCTTGAATTGATTACTAGATTATATACCCAAACTAAAAATCATGTGCGATTTCAAGTGTAATGGACATAATAGAATGTAATTTAgctcaattaaaaattattcaaacgaaTTTTAGAAAAGCTCCTAATCGGAAATATCGCAGAAGTACACTACTGAATAAACTTGCGGAAGTTCAAACTCTtagaaataatataaataatgaattaaTCGCCATTGAAAACACTATTGCTATTGGAACATTTGATCAAATTAGAAAAATAGAAAGGTCGATAACTGGGGAATTGCAGCTTACTATTGAACAAAAATTAGCTAACCTGGGTGATAAACCTGATATAACATTAAAAAGCTTAGGAAAACTTATTGTCATTAGTTATCGGTTAACCAAATCTGCAAAAATGGCAACGCTTATAGAAACAGTCAAGACTGTAACCGCACTTTTGCCTACGTACGATGGCACACCTAGTAAACTGAGAAATTTTTTGGACGCACTTGAAGTCGTCAAACAGATTGCCACAAAAGCAGATCAATTACCGACGGTAATTAACATTGTTTTAACAAAATTGGAAGGGCGAGCAAGACATGCTTTCCCGGCAGCACCTGCAACTATTGATGCAATCATCACCAAACTAAAAGAGGTGTCGTCACCGATTCCTCCCGAGACTATCATTGCCAAATTGTCCTCTTGTAATCAGAGAAATAATATCGCTGCATACACTAAGGAAGTAGAAGAACTAACAATGCAACTTGAAGCGGCGTATATAGCGAAAGAAATTCCTACGGCCGTAGCTCAATCAATGGCTACGAAAGAAGGAATTAAATACTTAACTGCGGGACTGAAAGACGAAAAACTTCCATCATTATTAAAGCGGGCCAGTTTAAATCAATTACAGAAGCAATTAACAAAACTCTTGAAGAGTCTCCTCAGAGCTCAAATGTGGTAACAGTACAGTATGCAAGAAGCCACCCTAGACAATATCAGTCTAGATGGCAAGCATCTGGAAATCAACAGTCCAATCGATTCCATAATTCAAACTACCGTGGTGGACGCTATAATTATCGCACCCAAAATAATCAGCGCTACCATGATCGCCCACAAAATAGTGAAAACCGTGAAAATCGAGATGGCAGAAACGAAAATTTTAACACTCATCGGCGGTATGGTAATAATCAATCTCGTGGGAGCAGAGGTCGAGGTGGACCTCCTCCTCAACGAAACGTGTATGTTTCGAAAACGGCAGAGGGCCTTCGGAAAATCCCCAAGCCGAGGCACGACAAAGCATCAGGAGACAACATTTCCAAACAGGGAGTAAATGTGTTTAACTGTGACTTAAATTACTCCAATTTCGTTCAACTTAGACTAGATATGTGTGAGAAACCTGTAAATTTAACTGTAGACACTGGTGCGGATGTGTCCataattaaagaaaatttgttaaatgaattccaaaaatatatATTAAACAAAAGTGCACCATTAAAGGGGTGACCGATGGGAAAATTGAAACTATCGGAAGCACGCCCACGAACATAATAATTGATAACACTTCCATACCACATAACTTCCAAGTTGTTACAAAACATTTCCCGATTCAAACAGATGGTATACTTGGAAGGGATTTCTTAGCCAAGCATGGAtgcaatatttgtttgaaaactTGGCTTATAACATTTGAAATTGGTCGAAAAAGATTTGAAGTACCAATAGAAGATAAATTTAATGGTAATATAGTTATTCCTTCAAGGTGTCAAGTCATCAAAAAGTTAAAATTATCCCACGTAAAGGAAGATAGTGTAATTCTGTCCAAGCAAATCAGACCAGGAGTGTTCTGCGCCAATACCATAGTTGGTCCTGAGGCACAatatgtaaaatttgtaaatgtTAATAATAAAGCCGAAGTAATTCCACATAATTTTGacgttttgaaaattgtaccaatcAGAAATTACTCCACATTACCGCTAGATAAACATGAAAATAATGACAACGATAGGGTTCAACAGTTAATGAATGAACTTAATTTACAAAGCTCATTGCCAGAAGTCAAGCGGAAGCTGGGAGACTTATGCGcaaaatttaatgatatcttcGCATTGAAAAATGACACACTAACAGCGAATAACtttataaacaaaaattcatttggagaAAAGTAATCCAGTTTATATAAAAATTATAGATTACCGAAGGTTCACAGGCAAGAAATAAATAACCAAGTGAACAAAATGCTTCATGATAAAATTATTCAACCATCCATTTCACCTTTTAATTCACCAATTCTTTTGGtgcccaaaaaatccaacactgACGAAAAGAAATGGCGATTAGTCGTTGATTTTCGTCAgctcaataaacaaataataccGGATAAATTCCCACTTCCACGCATTGACGAAATCCTAGACCACATTGGACGAGCAAAATATTTTACTACTTTGGATTTAATGTCCGGGTTTCATCAAATTGAGCTCGACAATAAGTCAAAACGATATACAGCCTTCTCCAGTCCTGATGGACATTACGAGTTCAATCGCCTACCATTCGGATTGAACATATCACCTAACAGCTTCCAGAGGATGATGACGATTGCGCTCAGTGGACTACCACCAGAGTGCGCGTTTCTTTACATTGACGATATCATTGTCATGGGTTGTTCCGTCAGTCATCACCTTAAAACCTGGAATGCGTGTTTACCAAACTACGAGAACATAACTTGAAACTTAATCCCTCGAAATGTGTCTTCTTTGCATCAGACGTTACGTATTTGGGTCATCATATTTCTGAAAAAAGGCATCCAACCAGATAGGTCGAAATTCTCCGCAATAGAAAATTATCCCACACCGAAAGATGCAGACGAAGTTCGTCGATTTGTCGCGTTCTGTAACTATTACAGacgatttattcaaaattttgcaGAGATTGCCTACCCTTTGAACAAACTATTAcggaaaaatgtaaaatttgatTGGACCTCAGAATGCCAACTTGCATTCGATTCTCTGAAAAAGAAATTAGTATCACCTACCATACTacaatttcctaattttaaagAACATTTTACCCTGATAACCGACGCTTCGAAAATTGCATGTGGTGCAGTCCTTACTCAAAAGTATGATAATATTGACTTACCAATTGCGTTTGCGAGCAAAGCATTCACAAAAGGTGAAGCCAATAAATCAACTATTGAGCAAGAGCTCACTGCAATTCACTGGGCTATTACTCATTTTCGTCCCTATCTTTACGGTCGTAAATTTACTGTGAAAACAGACCATAGGCCGTTAGTAtatttgttttcaatgaaaacccTTCTTCTAAATTAACCAGAATGAGAGTAGATCTCGAAGAGTTTGATTTCGATGTACAATATGTGCCTGGAAAGACAAACTTTGGAGCTGATGCTCTGTCTAGAATCAAAGTTGATACCGAAGTCTTGAAAGACATGTCTGTTCTTATGGTACAAACAAGAGCAGCagcaaagaaaaatgaaaataataccgATAATGACATACAAGTGAATTCCGGCAATGAAGAGACTGATCACCTCAACATCCGAGAGTCACTCAACTACTATGAAACATACAACCTTCCTAAATTAGTCATTGAGCGCTCAGCCACACGAGATGGCATTTTAATCAACATAATGGATAAAAGCTATAAAGGGAGTTGACTCAAGCGTCAATCATCCACACAAAGCTATCCGAAGTAAATGAGAATCTAAGTAAAATCGTGAAACAAATTGAAGCAATTGCAAATAAGCTGAAGGTAAAGTTGTTAGCTCTAGCGTTGACTAACGAAATCTTCCGAATAACTGATATTCAAACTTTCAAGCAAGCTTGTAACAACGAATTGAAGAATTTAAACATCTTGATTTATCAACCACCACAGTTGGTTGTTAACAAAGATGAAATAGAAAACATAATTAAATCATATCATAATACGTGTATTGGAGGCCATCTTGGTTTAAACAGACTTTATCAAAAGTTAAGGTGCCAATACACAtggaaaaatatgaagaaatctattttgattttgtcaaaacATGTTcaagttgtcagaaaaacaaacacACAGTTAAAACAAACGAAAATTTTGTCCTAACACCCACACCGCATAAACCTTTCTGATTCAATTGCCATGGATACAATTGGACCATTTACAAAATCTAATACAGGAAATAGGTATGCACTTACAATACTATGCGACCTATCCAAATATATAATCATCAAGGCAATACcaaataaacaagcagaaacTTTAGCTAAAGCGTTTGTGGAAAGTTTCGTTTTGATATATGGAACACCTTCAATCATTAGAACGGATCAAGGTACCGAGtataaaaacgaaatttttgacaaaatcgCTGAACTATTACATATGAAGCAATCTTTCTCAACACCTTACCACCCACAGACTATtggaagtctcgaaagaaatcatCGTTGTCTGGACGAATACATAAGACAGTTTGTCAACGAATCACATAGTGATTAGGACGACTGGTTGCTTTATTATTCATTCTGTTACAATACGACACCACGTCCAGATTTTCATTTTACTCCGTTTGAACTGATTTTCGGTCATCAAGCAGTTCTTCCTCAAAATCTAATTGATCCAAAAGCAATAGAACCAATTTATAATTTAGATCAGTATCAGTTTGAACTTAAACAAAAATTGCAAGCAGCTAGAATTAAAACCAAATATTTAATAGAAAAGGAGAAAAATAAACGAATTCAAAAGCAAGGCATGAATAGTAACCCCATCGAAATTCAAGTAAATGATAAAGGTAATGATTACAAATGAATACCGAAATAAATTAGATGCAGTTTACAAAGGACCATATACAGTGGTTCAAATAAATCATCCAAACGTTAaaatcaaaaatgaaaaatcagaTATACAAGAagttcataaaaatagattaattAAACTTCactaaaaataatatcaaaacaggaaaaatgttaaaaaaattaaatagttATAGCAATGTTATCTCAAATTCAAGCCAGCAACTTTTATCGGAACGCTCTGGGCATTCCTTCTCAAAAGGGGATGGTGTAGCATCCCTTACATCTTTCGCCTTATTCAAATCTGTTTCACATTAAcatcttgaaattcaatccTAGAGAACGAAGCCTTAAATTTATAGTTTACATTCCGTTCTCAGTAGGTCATAAAATTCCATTACAAGGTCGCCTCGAACCTTTCTCTTGTTTACACACTTTTGCCTGTTGAATAAGCACAACTGTTTTAGCCTTCCGCATGGGCGCAGCTAATGCTTACGCTGCAGGGTCATATGGTtgtaattaaattgtttttggaaacATCGCTGGTGGCTTGAGTTTGGGCAAGCATGAGCAAGTAGCCTTTCAGATATATGGTAAGCGAAATACACGAGCAGTCGAATACTGAAGCTGAAACAGAGAACGTGACATGTTATGCTATCATCCGAACTCCAAACTTtagtccagggaagtcgagacaatttccaaacagaaaattgcctagatcggcaccgggattcgaacccagccaccctcatcaaggtcttgctttatagccgcgcatcttaccgctaggctataAGGAGTGCCCCCGAATTGCTGATGCACGcagtttaaattaaatttttggaagTCCAATAAGgcctttacaaatatttaattaaaaatatgtcctactggtctccgaaaggtcgagGGTGTTGGCGTTCAGCCAACATGAAGTAAGAATTTCCAAGTTCTTCAATATGACGTATATTAAAAACTTTCTGCAAGATACAATACGCGTTAGGAAATAACCAAACATAACTTTAGTGTAGACTCACGTTTAGGATTCTTACTCCTTCACCCAACGGGTGgtttttagattttctaacaattctatataagaacctaccaaaacctgtataagaactgggcatatgcgaaattgttagattgttattcaagtattgtataagaatctaacaatttcgcatatgcccagttcttatacaggttttggtagattcttatacataattgttagaaaatctaacaatcgccgGTTGGGTGTTCTAATATTCTAACTGCCACTATAAATTCTGTTCTGGACTTTCCACCTGTCCTGcctgaaattgtgtttttgatTCTATCAGTATCGCAACTATTTAGTAATGTCTAAGTGGGTTTACCTCGTACAAACAATATTCTGTAGGCACAATAGCTCACAAATCTCAAGGGGATGTATCTAACAAGAAGtggtattttaaataatttccaatggGAATTCAATTTGGCCTTACCCTAATTTTTAAGCAAAAACAATTCAATCAGCCACAATTATGTACATATGTAAGTTAGTTCAATGCTATTTCTGGGAAGAGAATTCACGTATAAATCACATGTCGTGTTTTAGCGGACACTTTTTACCCTATTTAGTTCAGTTTCAATTATTTACTAGatagaaaattataaatataaaaagtttaatttttcgTTTAACCGATTCGCATGTGCACCACACTTTTGGCTCAGTTCATACAATCTCTAGAGTTCGATCTTTAATCACAACAAACAGACCGATGCCAGTTGATCTCATCCGAGAGCCAGCCGCATACATTTCTTGCCCTTCAGTTGTCTACCCTGCAGATATCGACGCGCTGACCGAGGGGTCACTACACTCCCCCCCGGGTACGCCTACTGTCTGGCTTACTGATTCGTCGCGTCGAACATCAAGCACGGCTAATTTAGTAGCAGGCCGCTCGTAGATTCCAGTTTGGGTCTGCACTGTAGCTGATCTCACCTGATCGTCTCTACTTTTTTTAACTGATATGATACGTCCCAGTGGCCAACAGTTTCTTGGTAATCCAGGGTCCACTACCACCACAATGTCATTCATTTCAATCGGCTTCACTTTACCAAACCATTTTGTACGCTTAGTAAGCTCCGGCAAAAAGTAACGTACCCATCTACGCCAGAAAAGGTTTGCTTCTGCTTGTGATGCCCGCCATGCCTTTCTAAGCGTTCCAGTACTATCGTCCAGTTGAGTTGCAGGTTTCAATCCACTAGATGACCCCAGCAgaaaatggtttggtgtgaGAACTGGAGCATCAGGGTCTTCGGTAGACACGAATGTCAAAGGACGCGAGTTGACCGTATTTTCGATTTCCGCCAAAGTGTTACGTAGTGATTCGTCCGTCGGATTACGCTGAGGTCTCATTCTCTGCAAGTTAACTTTCACGGAACGTACAAGCCGCTCCCAACTCCCACCCATATGAGGGGAAACAGGAGGAAGGAATTTCCATTCAGTATTAGGGCTCACAATCTCTCTCACAACTTGGTCTTGGTTCATCTCTTTTAACGCCGCTTCAAGTTCTTTGTTTGTTGCTATAAAGTTTGTGCCTCGATCGCTGAAAATTCGTATTGGCACACCTCTCCGCGCCATAAAATTTCTCAAAGCCATGATACACGAGTCAGCGGTCAAAGAGTGCGCAATTTCGACATGAATCGCCCGTATAGTTAAGCAGGTTATGAGCACACCCCATCTTTTCTCGAGCCTTCGTCCAACTGAAACATGCATTGGACCGAAATAATCGACTCCAATGAATGAAAACGGTCTGGTGAATGCCGCAAGTCTTGCAGCTGGTAGATCACCCATCATTGGAGGGGCTGGTATGGCCCGCTGATTCTTGCATCGTTGACAGTTCGTTCTAACACTTTTATAAACCACTCTTATTTTTGGAATCCAGTACACTTGTCTCAGTTCATTCACCACCGTTTCGTGATTGCAGTGGTGGTATCTGACATGATAGTGTTGTACAATGAGTCTTGTAATACAATGATCCTTTGGGAGAATTATCGGGTTTTTAGAATCCATCGTAGCATATTCACAGTTTCCTGTCCTTCCCTGCATCCGTAGAACTCCTTGTACATCCAGAAAGGGAGAGAGGTTAAAAATAGGGCTAGATTTGGGTAATTTCCCAGTTCGAGAGCTATCAAGTATCTGAATCTCGTTAGGGTAGGACGCAAATTGCGCTTGACGATAGAGGTAAACGGATGCTCGTTGTAATTCGTTTGCTGATAACAAACCGTACACGTGTGGTTCACGGTTTATGGTTCTATGAAGATTGTTGAGATATCTGAATATCCAAGCTGTTATGCGAAGAAGTTTCTTCCAAGTACCGTAATTGTTCACGTCGATGATTGGATTAAGCAAAGCTGCGTGGTAGAACAGATGTGCGCGTAACTCCTCCTTTGTACTATCAGCGTTGTGTATAAACTCTTTTGGCCATTTTTCTGAGTCCATCCATAGGAAGGCAGGTCCCTTGAACCATCTGCTGTTGCTGCCCAAATCAGGCTTACGCTGCCACTTTGTTGCATCATCCGCAACGTTATCTTTGGTTCCAACCCATCTCCAGTTTTTAATTACAGTAGTTTCGAGTAGTTCGCTCACACGGAATGCCACAAACTGCGAGTAGCGTCTATGATCCGAACGAATCCAGCACAGAACATCCCGCGAATCCGTCCAGTAAATGCGTTCGTCAATTTTGTGTGAGAGGGAATTTGATACTGTCTCCGCTAATCTAGCACCAATAACCGCTGCTTGGAGTTCCAACCTTGGAATCGAGATGAATCTAAGCGGGGCTACTCTTGCCTTTGCTGTGACGATTGAGCATTCAACGGCACCCTTCTTCTCAAAACGAAGGTATATAACAGCTGCATACCCGTATTCACTGGCGTCAACGAAGGTGTGTAGTTGTACGCTTGTATCTTCTTCTAATCCAATCGTAATACGGTAGCAGCGTGGAATGCTAACAGACTGGACCTGTGGTAAAATTTGCAGCCAGTATTGCCATTTGTCATTGATTACATCTGGAACATCATCGTCCCAGCTAACTTCTGCACGAAAACGTTGGAGATGAGCCCCAATGGATCGAAAATTGCCATTAGAGTACGTAGCATTTCCCGTTTTGTTGGTTTCCTCATTCCGGCTAGTAATGAACTATCGTGTTTCGAAGACAGCTTGTAAGTGATTGTATCGTTCGAGGTACACCACCACATgcctaatatttttcgtttAACCGATTCGCATGTGCACCTCACTTTTGGCTCAGTTCATACAATCTCTAGAGTTCAATCTTTAATCACAACAAACAGACCGATGTCAGTTGATCTCATCTGAGAACTAGCCGCATACATTTCTTGCCCTTTAGTTGTCTACCCTGCAGATATCGACGCGTTGACTGAGGGGTCACTACAGAGGGTAAGTTGAAGTAGTGCgggatgataaaaaaaaattaaaatgaaaaaaatcaaaaaactcctcggatgttctgaaaatcttaaaaaacattatttttgtacaaaaaaatccgaggaggGCAtggggtaagggaggtattttagaccaccagttcgacggctcatattttggtcCACTGACTGCAAATTCCTCTttgtggtccaaaataagagcccccgtaagggtggtTTGAAGCCAATCTTTGTTCCCcattgagtgcaagaaacaggCAATCATGAAGTCTTTACTTTCAGCAATTCTACTGATGTTTTAATCCGTTCTGGACTTTGGCAATTTCCATACAAAGCTCTAGAAATACCCATGATGCTGCAATGTTACATTAGACTGgtccagcttagtatggggagaaaaaaatgttgtcgaatgcCATGGGgtaccccccaggattgtgtctattggtgagaaaatcaatctctcaaaatttcagctcaatcgcttgttgcataagctggcgcatttgatttgaagtttgtatagggatttcagtcaaaatatatagaaaaataCACCTTCGACACTCATTctatctggaaattggttctgattgctcgaatGAGCTCAGAAGGCAAGCCTCGtttgataaacgtacaactcgtgctgaaaaatcatctttttgcaactagttgcaaaaactACTATATTCATACTTTCGGTGAGATTCAGATTGTAGTTTGAATGTGAAATATTGCACATTTTGTTTTCCATAAGGCCTTCTTCATGCTCGCTTAATTCTTGAATGGTGCTTACTCAATACtcatacgcttaaacctggtttaaggttTAAGTGGATGTGAAGGCCTTTAGTAAGAAAGAGACGCCCAGAAAAGACTTCGTCAAGGGCGCTAGGAATCCACGACTTTGCCTGCTAGACAAAGTTATCAGTATAACTATTTCTTATCACGAACACTTAAACAATCCTGACGTACTAAAACTTGCAATAAATCCGACGCATTTTCGCTAA from the Armigeres subalbatus isolate Guangzhou_Male unplaced genomic scaffold, GZ_Asu_2 Contig1446, whole genome shotgun sequence genome contains:
- the LOC134202824 gene encoding uncharacterized protein LOC134202824 — translated: YCFLLLVDLLRYLNRHTHPESNLGSLDLQESLKSYWKEIGHWAEVSWDDDVPDVINDKWQYWLQILPQVQSVSIPRCYRITIGLEEDTSVQLHTFVDASEYGYAAVIYLRFEKKGAVECSIVTAKARVAPLRFISIPRLELQAAVIGARLAETVSNSLSHKIDERIYWTDSRDVLCWIRSDHRRYSQFVAFRVSELLETTVIKNWRWVGTKDNVADDATKWQRKPDLGSNSRWFKGPAFLWMDSEKWPKEFIHNADSTKEELRAHLFYHAALLNPIIDVNNYGTWKKLLRITAWIFRYLNNLHRTINREPHVYGLLSANELQRASVYLYRQAQFASYPNEIQILDSSRTGKLPKSSPIFNLSPFLDVQGVLRMQGRTGNCEYATMDSKNPIILPKDHCITRLIVQHYHVRYHHCNHETVVNELRQVYWIPKIRVVYKSVRTNCQRCKNQRAIPAPPMMGDLPAARLAAFTRPFSFIGVDYFGPMHVSVGRRLEKRWGVLITCLTIRAIHVEIAHSLTADSCIMALRNFMARRGVPIRIFSDRGTNFIATNKELEAALKEMNQDQVVREIVSPNTEWKFLPPVSPHMGGSWERLVRSVKVNLQRMRPQRNPTDESLRNTLAEIENTVNSRPLTFVSTEDPDAPVLTPNHFLLGSSSGLKPATQLDDSTGTLRKAWRASQAEANLFWRRWVRYFLPELTKRTKWFGKVKPIEMNDIVVVVDPGLPRNCWPLGRIISVKKSRDDQVRSATVQTQTGIYERPATKLAVLDVRRDES